One genomic window of Devosia salina includes the following:
- a CDS encoding TetR/AcrR family transcriptional regulator, giving the protein METKPTRRGRPPKAESQETRERLLAAALELFAAQGFAATTVRQIAQAVGIRDSAIYGHFEGKQAILDVLMDRAGPGVLGQAGFDAASMVRMPPREALPMLFGRIVDHWTDTDVRKFTSMLLRDSADGAGEAIDAVAGRLAPLFEAWQAEGYFVGQFDAAWLAWEAIAPLATIRLTLMGSHASPADLDRAKNMAERHVAHFLAVHLKSGVPS; this is encoded by the coding sequence ATGGAAACGAAACCAACCAGGCGGGGGCGTCCCCCGAAAGCCGAGAGCCAAGAGACTCGCGAGAGACTGCTCGCGGCGGCCCTTGAGCTGTTTGCCGCGCAGGGCTTTGCCGCGACCACGGTGCGGCAGATTGCCCAAGCCGTGGGGATTCGCGACAGTGCGATCTATGGCCATTTCGAGGGCAAGCAGGCCATTCTCGACGTGCTGATGGACCGGGCAGGTCCGGGGGTCCTGGGCCAGGCGGGGTTCGATGCAGCCAGCATGGTCCGCATGCCACCGCGCGAGGCCCTTCCGATGCTCTTCGGCCGGATCGTGGATCATTGGACCGATACGGACGTGCGCAAGTTCACATCCATGCTCCTGCGGGACAGCGCTGATGGCGCCGGCGAAGCGATCGATGCTGTCGCCGGGCGCCTCGCCCCGCTGTTCGAGGCCTGGCAGGCCGAAGGGTATTTCGTCGGCCAGTTCGATGCCGCCTGGTTGGCCTGGGAAGCCATTGCCCCCCTGGCAACCATCCGACTGACCTTGATGGGCAGCCATGCCTCACCGGCCGATCTCGACCGCGCCAAGAACATGGCCGAGCGCCACGTCGCCCATTTTCTCGCCGTTCATCTCAAGTCAGGAGTTCCGTCATGA
- the rnk gene encoding nucleoside diphosphate kinase regulator codes for MTEIRRDLTPPLTLGKADHAKLLALGEAGLDRNPDLAEILLTELDRAKVVSDGKLPEGVVRMGSRVTYETNSGQQQTVTLAYPADADIEAGRISVMTPIGVALIGLKAGQSITWHDRADKRHKLTVLKVEAPVGAN; via the coding sequence ATGACCGAAATCCGTCGTGACCTGACACCGCCCCTGACGCTGGGCAAGGCCGACCACGCAAAACTGCTCGCGCTGGGCGAAGCCGGTCTCGACCGCAACCCCGACCTGGCGGAAATCCTGCTCACCGAGCTCGATCGCGCCAAGGTCGTCAGCGACGGCAAGCTGCCCGAGGGCGTGGTGCGCATGGGCTCGCGCGTGACCTATGAGACCAATTCGGGCCAGCAGCAGACCGTTACGCTCGCCTATCCCGCCGATGCCGATATCGAGGCTGGCCGCATTTCGGTCATGACCCCGATTGGCGTCGCCCTGATCGGGCTCAAGGCCGGCCAGTCGATCACCTGGCACGACCGCGCCGACAAGCGCCACAAGCTGACGGTGCTGAAGGTGGAGGCGCCTGTAGGGGCGAACTGA
- a CDS encoding LemA family protein: MEWVILALVVGVVGYAIIIYNGLVSNRQMVREGWSGIDVQLKRRTDLIPNLMETVKGYMAHERDTLEAVVNARAKATSAASAGPEVRAKAEGELSAALGRLLAVAEAYPDLKANTTFLEFQTALQGVEDEIQMARRYYNGAVRNLNIQVESFPSNLVANAFKFTQEEYFELENEAERAVPQVKF; encoded by the coding sequence ATGGAATGGGTCATTCTAGCCCTGGTCGTCGGCGTCGTCGGCTACGCCATCATCATCTACAATGGCCTCGTCTCCAACCGCCAGATGGTGCGCGAGGGCTGGTCGGGCATCGACGTACAGCTGAAGCGCCGCACCGACCTGATCCCCAACCTCATGGAGACGGTCAAGGGCTATATGGCGCATGAGCGCGACACGCTCGAAGCCGTGGTCAATGCCCGTGCCAAGGCCACCAGCGCCGCCTCTGCCGGTCCGGAGGTTCGCGCCAAGGCCGAAGGCGAGCTTTCCGCCGCACTCGGACGGCTGCTCGCCGTCGCCGAGGCCTATCCGGACCTCAAGGCCAACACCACCTTCCTCGAATTCCAGACCGCCCTGCAGGGCGTGGAAGACGAAATCCAGATGGCGCGGCGCTACTACAATGGCGCCGTGCGCAATCTGAACATCCAGGTGGAATCCTTCCCCTCGAACCTTGTCGCCAATGCCTTCAAGTTTACCCAGGAAGAATATTTCGAGCTGGAGAACGAAGCCGAGCGCGCCGTGCCGCAGGTCAAGTTCTGA